A single region of the Vibrio cyclitrophicus genome encodes:
- the xseB gene encoding exodeoxyribonuclease VII small subunit yields MATKKPENMSFEAAIEELDGLVDQLENGDLALDDALKKFERGISLARAGQSKLNDAEQRVSILLQNEENAELSDFNPQPE; encoded by the coding sequence ATGGCTACTAAGAAACCTGAAAATATGAGCTTTGAAGCGGCAATCGAAGAGCTTGATGGCTTGGTTGATCAACTAGAAAATGGTGATCTAGCTTTAGATGATGCGCTTAAAAAATTCGAACGAGGCATCTCCCTCGCTCGTGCCGGTCAAAGCAAACTAAACGATGCAGAACAGCGTGTTAGCATCCTACTGCAAAATGAAGAAAACGCAGAACTTAGTGACTTTAACCCACAACCAGAATAA